A region from the Paenibacillus humicola genome encodes:
- a CDS encoding MBL fold metallo-hydrolase, translating into MSIRFTVLASGSTGNATIVQCDDATVLIDAGLSVKKIESLMQERGVAGHHLDAILVTHEHSDHIKGLGAFARKFELPVYANEATWEAMERHVGQMPEEKRVVIETGETVAFGSMRTTSYAISHDAAEPVGYIFEDGDVKLSLATDLGYVSDKVRLAIEDSDVLVLESNHDVDMLRMGRYPWNIKRRILSDIGHLSNEAAGEALCQLLTDRTKRVYLAHLSLDHNLMDLAKLTVNTILESNGFFFRKDEYPLRDTYHDRPTPWDEVKRK; encoded by the coding sequence ATGAGCATACGGTTTACGGTGCTGGCAAGCGGATCGACCGGCAATGCGACGATCGTGCAATGCGACGACGCGACGGTGCTGATTGACGCCGGCTTAAGCGTGAAAAAAATCGAATCGCTCATGCAGGAACGGGGCGTGGCCGGCCATCATCTGGATGCCATCCTCGTCACGCACGAGCATTCGGATCATATCAAAGGACTCGGCGCGTTCGCCCGCAAGTTCGAACTGCCGGTCTACGCCAACGAGGCGACATGGGAAGCGATGGAGCGCCATGTCGGGCAAATGCCGGAAGAGAAGCGGGTCGTGATCGAAACCGGCGAGACGGTCGCGTTCGGTTCGATGCGGACGACGTCGTACGCGATATCGCATGACGCGGCGGAGCCCGTCGGCTATATTTTCGAGGACGGGGACGTGAAGCTGAGCCTGGCGACCGACCTCGGCTATGTCAGCGACAAGGTGCGGCTCGCGATCGAGGACTCGGACGTGCTCGTGCTGGAGTCGAATCACGATGTGGACATGCTGCGGATGGGACGTTACCCGTGGAACATCAAGCGGCGCATTTTGAGCGACATCGGGCATTTATCGAACGAAGCGGCGGGAGAGGCGCTCTGCCAGCTGCTCACCGACCGGACGAAACGCGTCTATCTGGCGCATTTGAGCCTGGACCACAATTTGATGGACTTAGCGAAGCTGACCGTGAATACCATTTTAGAAAGCAACGGTTTCTTTTTCCGGAAGGACGAGTATCCGCTGCGGGATACATACCACGACCGGCCTACGCCATGGGATGAAGTGAAGCGGAAATAA